One part of the Methylobacterium terrae genome encodes these proteins:
- a CDS encoding HlyD family type I secretion periplasmic adaptor subunit produces MNPITPRTQASIRRHLLAGAVGGALLFVGAGGWAALAEFSGAVVTAGSLVVESDVKKVQHPTGGVVGELRVKNGDRVAAGDVLLRLDETVLQANLAIVTRSIDEATARRARLEAERDGAPDVSFPDALTARAADPVVAGLIAGERRLFQTRASAREGQKSQLAERVGQLDEQIRGLDEQIAAKAREIVLIERELGGVRDLWEKKLVPIQRVSALERDLARLEGEKGTLISTIAQVRGRITETRLQILQIDQDLRTEVGKELAEIRSKVSEYAERRITAEDQLKRVEIRAPQDGLVHQLAVHTVGGVVAPGAEIMQIVPTADHLTVEAKLAPQDIDQVHVGQAATLRFSAFNQRTTPVITGAVSRISPDLTTDPRTGQGSYTTRVAVPEAELRRLGAVKLTPGMPVEAFIQTQSRTVLSYFTKPLADQVARAFREK; encoded by the coding sequence ATGAACCCGATCACCCCCCGGACCCAGGCCTCGATCCGCCGCCACCTCCTGGCCGGCGCGGTCGGCGGCGCGCTCCTGTTCGTCGGCGCCGGCGGCTGGGCCGCCCTCGCCGAGTTCTCCGGCGCCGTCGTCACCGCCGGCTCGCTGGTGGTCGAGTCCGACGTCAAGAAGGTGCAGCACCCGACCGGCGGCGTCGTCGGCGAGTTGCGGGTGAAGAACGGCGACCGGGTCGCGGCCGGCGACGTGCTCCTGCGCCTCGACGAGACGGTGCTGCAGGCCAACCTCGCCATCGTCACCCGCTCGATCGACGAAGCGACCGCCCGGCGCGCCCGGCTCGAGGCGGAGCGCGACGGGGCCCCCGACGTGAGCTTCCCGGACGCGCTGACGGCGCGGGCCGCCGACCCGGTGGTGGCCGGGCTCATCGCCGGCGAGCGCCGGCTGTTCCAGACCAGGGCCAGCGCCCGCGAGGGCCAGAAGTCCCAGCTCGCCGAGCGGGTCGGCCAGCTCGACGAGCAGATCCGCGGCCTCGACGAGCAGATCGCCGCCAAGGCCCGGGAGATCGTCCTGATCGAGCGGGAGCTCGGCGGGGTGCGCGACCTGTGGGAGAAGAAGCTCGTGCCGATCCAGCGGGTGAGCGCGCTCGAGCGCGACCTCGCGCGGCTGGAGGGCGAGAAGGGAACGCTGATCTCGACGATCGCCCAGGTGCGCGGGCGCATCACCGAGACGCGGCTGCAGATCCTCCAGATCGACCAGGACCTGCGCACCGAAGTCGGCAAGGAACTGGCGGAGATCCGCAGCAAGGTGTCGGAATACGCCGAGCGGCGCATCACCGCCGAGGACCAGCTGAAGCGCGTCGAGATCCGGGCGCCGCAGGACGGGCTCGTGCACCAGCTCGCGGTCCACACGGTGGGCGGCGTGGTGGCGCCCGGCGCCGAGATCATGCAGATCGTGCCGACCGCCGATCACCTGACCGTCGAGGCGAAGCTCGCGCCGCAGGACATCGACCAGGTCCATGTCGGACAGGCGGCGACCCTGCGCTTCTCGGCCTTCAACCAGCGCACCACGCCGGTCATCACGGGGGCGGTGTCGCGGATCTCCCCCGACCTCACTACCGATCCGCGCACCGGCCAGGGCTCGTACACGACCCGCGTCGCCGTGCCGGAGGCCGAGCTGAGGCGCCTCGGCGCCGTGAAGCTCACGCCGGGCATGCCGGTCGAGGCCTTCATCCAGACGCAGAGCCGCACGGTGCTGAGCTATTTCACCAAGCCGCTCGCCGACCAGGTCGCCCGGGCGTTCCGCGAGAAGTGA
- a CDS encoding ABC transporter ATP-binding protein, translated as MDDLCAYANRPWAFVARYLRRRIVPHAAILVAVLGAVACSVSTQYGLKGVVDALGKGPENNTLIWPALTVLICFIAADNMLWRVASLIASFTFVKVTGDVRRDLFQHLTGHSPSYFADRQPGTLASRITATSNAIFTAENMFVWNVMPPCAAAFGAILYVGSVSVPMAVGLLVICGGVVVLMFRIAAAGKPLHHDFAEKAASVDGEMVDLVSNMPLVRAFSAYKREFARFDETIGTEMKARRRSLLYLERLRIMHALITVVAVLGLLFWAIKMWQAGAATAGQVVLVCTLGITILAATRDLAVALVDVTQHTARLSEALRTLLQPHDLRDHPEAKPLVGEGARITFEKVKFNYPDGREVFGDFNLDIKPGERVGLVGRSGGGKSTLFTLLQRFYDPQNGRILIDGQDIGRVTQESLREAITVVPQDISLFHRSLRENIRYGRPDASDEDVWAAAAAARCTDFINDLPGGFDTIVGDRGVKLSGGQRQRIAVARAILKNSPILLLDEATSALDTESEEAIREALGNLMKGRTTIAIAHRLSTLKDFDRIVVLDGGQVIQDGSPDRLVHLDGFYRDLIQRETIKLSREAA; from the coding sequence ATGGATGACCTCTGCGCGTACGCCAACCGGCCCTGGGCCTTCGTGGCCCGCTACCTGCGCCGCCGCATCGTGCCCCACGCGGCCATCCTGGTCGCCGTTCTGGGCGCCGTGGCCTGCTCGGTGAGCACCCAGTACGGCCTGAAGGGCGTCGTCGACGCCCTCGGCAAGGGACCTGAGAACAACACCCTGATCTGGCCGGCGCTCACCGTGCTGATCTGCTTCATCGCCGCCGACAACATGCTGTGGCGGGTGGCGAGCCTGATCGCCAGCTTCACCTTCGTGAAGGTCACCGGCGACGTCCGGCGCGACCTGTTCCAGCACCTGACCGGCCACTCGCCGTCCTACTTCGCGGACCGGCAGCCCGGCACCCTGGCGAGCCGGATCACCGCGACCTCGAACGCGATCTTCACCGCCGAGAACATGTTCGTCTGGAACGTGATGCCGCCCTGCGCGGCGGCGTTCGGCGCGATCCTCTACGTCGGCAGCGTCAGCGTGCCGATGGCGGTCGGGCTGCTCGTCATCTGCGGCGGCGTGGTGGTGCTGATGTTCCGCATCGCCGCCGCCGGCAAGCCGCTGCACCACGACTTCGCCGAGAAGGCGGCCTCGGTCGACGGCGAGATGGTCGATCTCGTGAGCAACATGCCGCTCGTGCGCGCCTTCTCGGCCTACAAGCGCGAGTTCGCCCGCTTCGACGAGACCATCGGCACCGAGATGAAGGCGCGCCGCCGCTCGCTCCTCTACCTCGAGCGCCTGCGCATCATGCACGCCCTCATCACCGTCGTGGCGGTGCTGGGCCTGCTGTTCTGGGCGATCAAGATGTGGCAGGCGGGCGCCGCCACCGCCGGCCAGGTGGTGCTGGTCTGCACCCTCGGCATCACCATCCTGGCGGCGACCCGCGACCTCGCGGTCGCGCTCGTCGACGTCACCCAGCACACCGCCCGCCTGTCGGAGGCCCTGCGCACGCTGCTCCAGCCGCACGACCTGCGCGACCACCCGGAAGCGAAGCCCCTCGTCGGCGAGGGCGCCCGCATCACCTTCGAGAAGGTGAAGTTCAACTATCCCGACGGCCGCGAGGTGTTCGGCGACTTCAACCTCGACATCAAGCCGGGCGAGCGCGTCGGCCTCGTCGGCCGCTCCGGCGGCGGCAAGTCGACCCTGTTCACCCTGCTGCAGCGCTTCTACGACCCGCAGAACGGCCGCATTCTCATCGACGGCCAGGATATCGGCCGGGTCACGCAGGAATCCTTGCGCGAGGCGATCACCGTGGTGCCGCAGGACATCTCGCTGTTCCACCGCAGCTTGCGCGAGAACATCCGCTACGGCCGGCCGGACGCCTCCGACGAGGACGTCTGGGCCGCCGCCGCCGCCGCCCGCTGCACCGACTTCATCAACGACCTGCCGGGCGGCTTCGACACCATCGTGGGCGACCGCGGCGTGAAGCTCTCGGGCGGCCAGCGCCAGCGCATCGCGGTGGCCCGCGCCATCCTGAAGAACTCGCCGATCCTGCTCCTCGACGAGGCGACCTCGGCGCTCGACACCGAGTCGGAGGAGGCGATCCGCGAGGCGCTCGGCAACCTGATGAAGGGCCGCACCACCATCGCCATCGCGCACCGTCTCTCGACCCTGAAGGACTTCGACCGGATCGTCGTGCTCGACGGCGGTCAGGTGATCCAGGACGGCTCGCCCGACCGCCTCGTGCACCTCGACGGGTTCTACCGCGACCTGATCCAGCGCGAGACGATCAAGCTGTCGCGCGAGGCGGCGTAA
- a CDS encoding MFS transporter, producing MTRPRQAYRRPLAHRDRDVPRTEARPDPRQDPARDGLRDGAGGSAGRRREKPAPSLASSRGLDAFTFFVANLQTGFGPFVAVYFTSQSWTQSDIGLVLTIGGLFSLFGQVPGGAFVDWVTSKRFVAALSVAVIGLSAAGLALFPTFLIVALSMAAHSIASCTLTPAIAAISLGLVGHAGLGERLGRNARFSSIGNALAAAGMGACGYYLSSEAVFYVTAALALPTLAALYFVRASEIDVVRPQAPDGGEAPGGWASLKLLLTNRALLCFSACITLFFVANAAMLPLVGSVLTVRASQTATILIAACIMAPQMVMALIAPAVGRAAQAYGRRPLLILGFAALPIRGLLFAYTDAPELLVAVQVFDGISAAVLGVMVPLIVADCTRGTGRFNMALGAVGTAMGLGAAASTTLSGYMADHFGSHAAFLGLAAVAFAALVLIVLIMPETRRARDA from the coding sequence ATGACGCGACCGCGCCAGGCCTATCGCCGCCCCCTCGCCCATCGCGACCGGGACGTGCCTCGCACCGAGGCGCGGCCGGATCCCCGCCAGGATCCCGCCCGCGACGGCTTGCGGGACGGGGCCGGCGGGTCGGCGGGCCGGCGGCGGGAGAAGCCGGCGCCCTCGCTCGCCAGCAGCCGCGGCCTCGACGCCTTCACGTTCTTCGTCGCCAACCTGCAGACCGGCTTCGGCCCGTTCGTGGCGGTCTACTTCACCTCGCAGAGCTGGACCCAGTCCGACATCGGCCTCGTGCTCACCATCGGCGGGCTGTTCAGCCTGTTCGGGCAGGTGCCCGGCGGCGCCTTCGTCGACTGGGTGACCTCGAAGCGCTTCGTCGCCGCCCTGTCGGTGGCGGTGATCGGCCTCTCGGCCGCCGGCCTCGCCCTGTTCCCGACCTTCCTGATCGTCGCGCTCTCGATGGCGGCACACTCGATCGCGAGCTGCACCCTCACGCCGGCGATCGCGGCGATCAGCCTCGGCCTCGTCGGCCATGCGGGCCTGGGCGAGCGCCTCGGGCGCAACGCCCGCTTCTCCTCGATCGGCAACGCGCTCGCCGCCGCCGGCATGGGGGCCTGCGGCTACTACCTGTCGAGCGAGGCGGTGTTCTACGTCACGGCCGCCCTGGCGCTGCCGACGCTCGCCGCCCTGTACTTCGTGCGCGCGAGCGAGATCGACGTGGTGCGGCCGCAGGCGCCGGACGGCGGCGAGGCGCCGGGCGGCTGGGCGAGCCTGAAGCTCCTGCTCACCAACCGGGCGCTCCTGTGCTTCTCCGCCTGCATCACCCTGTTCTTCGTCGCCAACGCGGCGATGCTGCCGCTGGTCGGCAGCGTGCTCACCGTGCGGGCGAGCCAGACCGCCACGATCCTGATCGCCGCCTGCATCATGGCGCCCCAGATGGTGATGGCGCTGATCGCGCCGGCGGTCGGCCGCGCCGCCCAGGCCTATGGCCGGCGCCCGCTCCTGATCCTGGGCTTCGCCGCCCTTCCGATCCGCGGCCTGCTCTTCGCCTATACCGACGCGCCCGAGCTCTTGGTGGCGGTGCAGGTCTTCGACGGCATCTCGGCGGCTGTGCTCGGCGTGATGGTGCCGCTGATCGTCGCCGACTGCACCCGCGGCACCGGCCGCTTCAACATGGCGCTCGGGGCGGTGGGGACCGCGATGGGCCTGGGGGCCGCGGCCAGCACGACGCTCTCGGGCTACATGGCCGACCATTTCGGCTCCCACGCCGCCTTCCTGGGGCTGGCCGCCGTGGCCTTCGCGGCGCTCGTCCTGATCGTGCTGATCATGCCGGAGACCCGGCGGGCCCGGGACGCGTGA
- a CDS encoding PRC-barrel domain-containing protein: MLTALAALSAVTATQAQQGSVPPDAQKPAAPAPTAPAPTPAPAVQAPAAQTQAPAAQPQAPAGQAPAGQAPAAQAPANQVPAPANPAPAAQAPAVPSGTPATVLDTQDYDGVLGKPVRSAAGEDMGRIIDIIVDKDGRPRAAIIDFGGFLGVGSRKIAVDWRALHFSADNKPGRAVLQLNRNQVRVSPEYKPGDPIVVLGPAGPVPAPATPAAPATAAPAAPPAAPAPSATTSPPPAAPDADQAAARNPPDK; the protein is encoded by the coding sequence ATGCTGACGGCCCTCGCCGCGCTCTCGGCCGTGACGGCGACCCAGGCGCAGCAGGGTTCGGTACCGCCGGACGCCCAGAAGCCGGCGGCCCCGGCCCCGACGGCGCCCGCGCCGACCCCCGCACCGGCCGTGCAGGCGCCCGCGGCCCAAACTCAAGCGCCCGCGGCCCAGCCCCAAGCCCCCGCCGGGCAAGCCCCCGCAGGGCAAGCACCGGCCGCCCAGGCGCCGGCGAACCAGGTCCCGGCGCCCGCGAATCCCGCCCCCGCGGCGCAGGCGCCGGCGGTTCCGTCCGGCACCCCGGCCACGGTGCTCGACACCCAGGATTACGACGGCGTCCTCGGCAAGCCGGTGCGCAGCGCCGCCGGCGAGGATATGGGCCGGATCATCGACATCATCGTCGACAAGGACGGCCGGCCCCGGGCCGCGATCATCGATTTCGGCGGCTTCCTCGGCGTCGGCTCGCGCAAGATCGCGGTCGACTGGCGCGCCCTGCACTTCTCGGCCGACAACAAGCCCGGCCGCGCGGTGCTGCAGCTCAACCGCAACCAGGTGCGGGTCTCGCCCGAGTACAAGCCCGGCGACCCGATCGTGGTGCTCGGTCCCGCAGGCCCGGTTCCCGCGCCGGCGACGCCCGCCGCCCCGGCGACCGCCGCCCCCGCCGCGCCCCCGGCGGCGCCCGCACCCTCCGCGACGACGTCGCCTCCTCCGGCGGCGCCCGACGCCGACCAGGCTGCGGCGCGCAACCCGCCGGACAAATGA